The Alkalihalobacillus sp. LMS6 genomic interval AAACAACTCAAACAACACAATCATTAAGAAAATCTCTAATGTTGACGACAAAGGCAAACCAAGCCGAGATACATAAATGGTTGCTAAGAATGGAAGCGGCAGTTGATCGACATGAAATGAATTTAACGCAATCCATAATCCCGGTAAAAAAAGAGCGAGTAGTAGTCCAGTTATCCGTAAAAGCCGCTGGAATGAAACAAAAAGAAACGAATTGTGCAAGTCTTCTGCTGTTTTTAACACGAACATGAGGTTAACTGGTGCAATAACTGCTCCAGGTGACCCATCGACTAAAACGGCAAACCGGCCATTCTCTAAACAAGCTGAAACAAAATCAGGTCGACTTGAAAAAACAGTTAGCGGAAAAAATGTAAATTTTGTATTTGTTAATCGTTCTTCGATTTCTGCTAAACTTAATACGGAATCTGTATCAATCGCTTCGATTTGCTGCCGTACATCTTTCAATACTTCTTCACGAGCAATATCCTTCATGTAAAGTAGAGAAAGCTGTACTTGCCCTCTTTTACCAACGGTATAGGATTCATTTACCAATGCGCTTGTGCGAAGTCGTTTTCGAACGAGCGCGATGTTCTCTTCTACATCTTCTGTAAATCCATCTCGTGGACCACGGAATGAGATTTCCGTATTTGATTCCTCAGGTTGTCTTTTAGGGAAATGTGGTAGTTCAAGCTTCACTAATGTATCGTCATGTTGATCAAACACGAACACATAGCCTGAAAACACGTCTTTTATCGTTTCTTCTGAAGTTTCAGCGTTCACAAAATTAGCCTGAAGATGATGCACCACGGATTGTCGTTGTAAGAAACCATCTCCAGTTTGAATAAACAATGAATAAATAGCTGGAATGACTTTTTCTTTTAGCGTTTTTACATCCACAATCGAATGACAGTAAATGAGTTCGACTGCATAAACTGGGTCTTCTTGAAGAACGATGCGCTCAATGTTGATGTCATCACTAACCGCTAATTCTTTTTTAAGCGATTGTATGAACGCTTTAGAAGGATGCGCCATTTTGATCCCTCCTTTTCTTAGGTGTTTTCACTTTTTTGAAGCTTACTAGCCACAGCCAAGCGATCACAATCAAGGCAAAGACAAACGAAAACGGCATGTAAAATCGACTTAAGTAAATCGTGAAAACGGGCTCATTAAAAGGAAGAAACAACGTTAACCATAGTAAGAAGCATAGAGTCATGATCGTTAAAAATCGTGCTTTCGGTGTTTGCTTACCTAATAAATCTGCCACAACGTATAGACCAACTGCTTGTCGAGTGAAAGCCCCAGCTACCCACTGAAAAATCGAGAAAAAATCTAACCGGGTTAAATATTTTCCCAACTCTAAAATTCTCCATTGCGAGAAAGCAGGATATTTCATTCGTTGCGCTTCTTCAATTCCAAAAATTGTGATGGCACCAACTAGTGGACCTAGGGCAAGACCAAATAAAAGAAAAGCTAGCACGTATAAATGCGATTTCTTCAACTTGGTTCGTGAACGGTGTTGAAGAAACAAGATAAAAACAATTTCTGCAAACCCACATATGGCAAAAAAAGAACTTATCCACATGGCATTCGCACCATTTTCGAAAACAGGCAGTAATAAGGTATAATCTTTTTCTTTTATATTGCCAATCCCAACTAAAAATCCAAATGACACAACGATTGGAAGTAAGATCCCTGCTGTAAAGGCTATGGTGCGAATTCCATAATACGCAGCTAACCCGCAAAGCAATAAATATGGAAGAGCTAACACAGGATTCGGCGTTAATTTTAAATATGTATTTGTTGTCCAACTAATGGTTGAAAATAACGTAACGTAACCATAAACTGTAAAATAAATAAACATGAAGGATGCGAATAAAAAAGTACTCACTTTAGACGAACGAGCACTTATAAAATCTACGATATGCTCTTGTTTTGTTCGCTTACTTATAAATACAATGAGTGGCACCCAGATAAGAAGAAAAACCGATGCTACCAAGACCCCAATCCATGAGTCTTTCTCACCGAATTGCAAAAGAATTGGCATCATAATGACATGATTCATTAATCCACTCGATAGTAAAATTAACGGAAATAGTTGCAACATCGTTACGGATCTCAATTCACTCACCTCGCAATCTTTTCTTATCATGCCAGAGGGTTAGGATATTTATGCAAGCGGTGAAAATCGAAAAAGCTCACATCCACGTATGAATGTGAGCAAAATTTTAAAAGAAAAAGTCTGCAACAATAAGCATAATTAGTGACACAAACCAGGCAATCGTTGTCGGAACAGACCAAACGAGAATCTGTTCTTTCGCTTGTTTGATCCCAATTGTTCGGTTTACGACCCAGAATAGACTATCGTTAAAATAAGAGAAGAACAGAGAACCAAGTGCCGCTGCTTGGGCTGCAAGCACCATGTTTACATCCATACCTGACAAAATTGGTGCTGTAATGGACGCGGCTGTGATCATTGCCACCGTTCCACTTCCTTGAATGAAACGAACGAGCGTAGCAACAACAAACGGTAACAAAATCGCCGGGATTCCCGTATTTACGACAATTTCTGCAATATGGTCGCCAACGCCCGTTGCACGAAGAACAAATCCTAATGCCCCACCTGCACCGGTAACGAGTAACACAATACCTGCTTGTTTAATTCCTTCTTCCATTCGATCAAGTGCTTCTGAACGTCGAACATGTCCGAATAATCCATAAATTGCTAGTAGTACCCCGATACCTACTGCAATAATTGGAGCTCCAAAAAATTGTACGTATTCTACCCACATACCAGACAATTCCATCGCTGAGGTCGTCGTATTTAAGAAGATTAAGAACACCGGGACAAAAATTGGTAAAGCCGAGCGTAGTAGTGAAGGCAAGTCTTTACTTTCTTTTTCTTCCATCCACTCTTCAATTGTTACTTCTTTTTCAGGGCGAATCCAGTCAAGTCCATCGTCACTTGGTAACTGATAAATCCGCTTCCCAAGCCATTTCGCGTATAACACCATAGAGATAACAATCGGAATCCCAAACAACATCCCGGTAATAATCATCCAGCCAATGTCAATCCCAAAGATTCCCGCTACTCCGAGTGGACCTGGTGTTGGTGGCACCGCACTATGAATGACAACCGCACCACCTGCTAAAGCGATGGCCAGTGTAACAATGGAACGGCCAGTTTTCTTTGATAACGCTTTCGCCAATGGGCTTAAAATAATAAAGGCGGAATCAACAAAAATGGGAATCGAAACAATATAACCAGTGACCGCCATCGCCCACTCTTCTTTTCGTTTTCCTAACCACTTCACGACTGTATAAGCGAGTCGTTCAGCCGCTCCTGAGACTTCAAGAATTCGACCCATCATCACACCAAAACCGATGACAATGGCAATGGATCCTAACGTATTACCAAAGCCTTCTGTGATGGCGTCAACGACCGCAGTTGGCGTCATTCCTCCTACTAAACCTGTAATAGATGCAGCAATAATTAATGCTAAAAACACGTGAACCTTTGTTTTTACGACTAAGAAAATTAACACAACTATTGCAATTGCAAGTCCGAGTATCATTTGCGTACCAGATACGTCCATAACCCTATCCCCCTAAACGCGTAAGCGCTTTAATCGTTAATAAAGAGTGAAGGACTGATTAACAGCCCTCCATAAATGCTTTACTCTTTTCCTGCAAAATGTGGTGCGTACTTAGCTGCCAACTTAATGGACTCTTCCATTGAGACGGAGCTTGCAATCCCTTGACCCGCAATATCAAACGCCGTACCGTGATCAACGGACGTACGTAAAAATGGTAGACCGTTTGTAATGGAAATCGTGCGGTGAAAATCCGTCATTTTTGCTGCGATGTGTCCTTGATCATGATATAAGGATAAAACCGCATCATAACGCCCATTTAGCGCTTGGAAGAAGACGGAATCTGCTGGAACTGGTCCGACTGCGTCAATCCCGCTCTCTTTTGCGAGTTTAATGCCAGGCTTAATTTCGTCCATTTCTTCTGTCCCAAATAAACCATTCTCTCCACTATGTGGGTTTAAGCCTGCGACTGCAAAAGTTCGCTTTTCCACCCCTAGCTTTTGTAGTGCTGCATCACAGCGAACCAAATAATCATGCACACGCTCTTTTGTCATTTGACCAATCGCATCTTTTAACGATAAATGTCTAGTTAAGAAAAAGATTCGCATATTACGTACTTCAAACATGGTTAGCGGATCATCGATATTGGCAATACCGGCAAGCATTTCCGTATGACCGATGTAAGGAACGTTACCTGCTTTTAATGATTCTTTGTTAATCGGCGCTGTCGCCATGGCTTGCGCTTCATTTGCTCGACAAAGCTCTGCCGCATGTTTAATGTAGGCAAAAGCAGCTTCTCCATTATTTCCGTTCACTTGACCAAATTCATACTCTGGTAAATCTGGAAAATCAATTAAATCAATCGTCCCAAATTCACCTTTCGCTTCACTTGTTTTTTCTATTTTGTTAATCTTGAAATCTACTTCTTTTACAGAAAACAAGCTTTCCAACACTCGTGCATTTCCGATTACAACCGGCGTACACACATCGTAAATTTCTTGTTTATTTAGTGACCCTAGCGTAATTTCTGGTCCAATTCCTGCTGGATCTCCCATCGTAATCGCAATAACTGGTTTCATCATTCATCATCCTCCAATTTTTGTCGCTGCTTGATCAATAAATTTCACACATTCATAGATCGCTTTTTTATCTCCGATCAGTCCACCTTTTGTTACAACAGGTAGTCCATCAAAATACCCGCCATCAAAAGTTCCATATGCTGCAAGCGGCATGACTTCATCTTTAAGAGCAATTCCGTTCGCTCTTCCTAAAGCACAGACAGAAGCGGTTACGTCGCCTCCACTTGTAAAACAACCTGCAAACGTTAACTGTTCTTGCGTCAATACTTTACGGCTAATGGTGGCAAGTCCATCTGTAATTCGCTTTGCCAGCGCATCTTGACTTTTGCCTTCTTGCTCAGCTTTGGCTTTCAATGGGACGAGTTTTTGACCGCTTTTATGAGTCGTCACAATAAGAACACGATCTACCTTTGCTTGTTCTAGGGCAGCTTCTGTCGCACGCTCCACTTCTTCATCCCACGTACTGCTGTAACTAGCCAACATCGCTGGATCAACATATACAGGGATTGACCCTGTCTTTTCGATTAAATACGTAAGCTGTTCTCCTGTTAAGCTCGTTGCACTTCCAACCGATACGAGAATCGTGCCGTTTTGGTTTTCTTGCTGCAACATAGCGCGGGCATAATTTGCTGTTAATGGCCCTGGATCTGCACAAAGGATTTGTCTTTCAAGCATTGTTAATGCGAGCGCTACTTTTTCAATTTGTTCCGTGGTCATCGCGTCAACAATAATGACACGATTGCCTTGAGTGATTTCCTTTTGAATAGCCGTTTCTATAGCTGATTCCGTTTTCATTACTGTGCTTAATGAAACAAATCCAACTTGATGCCTTGTTTTTTCTGCTAGTAAATCGGGAATAAACGATTCTGTTATTGGAGCAATCGGATCCTTGGAAACATACGTTTCTTGCAACGGCACCCCATCTAATAATAGATAGCCTCCTGCCATTGTTCGTCCAGACTCTGGAAACGATGGCATCACAATGCTTATTGCATCTTCAGCCATATGCGAGAGCATTTCGTCAATTTCAGCGCCAATATTTCCACGAAATGTACTGTCAATTCGTTTCGTAAACACATCAGCTCCCCAAGCTTGAAGTTCTTTCATCGCTCGCCCTACACGCTGGCTCGCAATAGCTTCGTCAATATATCGGCTATCCGTGTCCATCACGACGGCATCGACATAACTATTTTCTGGTAAGCTTGCACTATGAACAATGGTTGTTGCCTGAAAACCTTGTTTCACCAGCTTGACACCAGATGCATTGGCGCCTGTTAAATCGTCTGCGATCACGCCAACTTTCATCTTGCATGCCCCCTTTCTATTCCATTCTTACACTTGTACGATCTTTTCATGGTATTGGCCAAGCTCATGTAATGCTATATCTGAATCGGTAATAATTCCTTCAACTTGATCTAGTCTGCAAACATGAGCAAACGATTGTTGCGCAAATTTACTAGAATCACATAAGAGCCATGTTTCTCGCGCAGATTGAATCATAAGTTGCTTCATTTTTGCTTTTTCGAGGGTCGGTGCCATCACTCCTGATAACGAATTAACCGCATGCGCACCGAGTAAAAATAAATCAACGTGAATGGACTCAATCAATGCCTGCGCTTGACTCCCGTATAAAGCACCAACTTCTGCCTGCACTTCACCACCTGTTACAATACATGTAACAGATGAATGAACAAGTTCAGCAGCTATTTTAATATCATTTGTGACTACGGTTAAATCTTGACGATCTTTGATGAGACGAGCCACTTCAAGTGTCGTGGTTCCTGAATCAAGTAAGATGGTTGCATTCAATTCAATCAGTGACACTGCTTTTTTTGCAATTTCTTTCTTTGCATCTAAATGTTCGACTTCTTTTCTTGCATAAGGTGTTTCCCGAATCAAAGCTTTTTGCGGAACGGCGCCTCCAGGTGTTCGAATCACTTGGTTATCTGCTTCTAACTGCGTTAAATCACGACGAATGGTCATCTGAGATACGTTCAATTGCTCCGCTAACTCTTCAATTTCCACTTTTCCATTTGATTCTAAAAGATTTTGAATGACGCTTTTTCGTTCTTGTGCTTTCATGTTCATTTATAACACCTTTCATTGTTAATTTAAAACATTATTCGACATAAGTCAACATTAATTTGTTTGTTTTTTTCATAAATCGGTTGTTTTTTGCGAAAAACATTCATTTTCATGTTTATTTTTCTCAATTAAGTATAGCAAAATAAGATGAAATGACAAAATTGAACTACATCTCATCTGCACAGACGGGATACGTAAGAAATTAAAAAAACACTTCCTCGTGAGGAAGTGTTTTACACTAACTAGTGGAGCCTAGGGGGCTCGAACCCCTGACCTCTTCGCTGCCAGTTAGGCAAGCGAGTGGTAAAACGTTGATATATCAACACTTCGAAAAATATTAAAGGTGATAAAGTTGATGTTTTAACACCAAAATAACATCAATTTTAACATCAATTTTAAAGGAAAAGGGTAGCTATTGCGGCTGCCTTTCTTCTATATTATTGATCACTTTTTGTGACGTTTAAATCTAAGGCTAGAGCAAGCTTGTAAAATGCTTTCCATTTTAGCTTATAGTAGAACTTATGACCGATTGGCGGTTGAAATGTTTGAGTGTACATCTTTAGATCAGTCATGTAATCTGCTTCCCTATCCATATACCGTTTCTCGATTAAGAATTGTTCAAGTTGTGGAAGTCTGCGAACCGCTCTTTCAACTCGATCACAATATCTTTTTTGGTATGCTTTAGTGTCAGCGTTGTAAATAGCGGCATCACCAGTTTGATCACTGTTTCCTCCACTCGTTTTTACAACAATATCTTTCCAAGCGGATGTTGTGCTGACTTCCCTATCTTCAAAGGAGAGGTATCTGTACATTCGATACTTATTCATTGTATCTTCTACCTCTTCCTTTGTCTTTTGCTTATCCAACTCTGGAAAGTCCAATAGTTCAATTTGCTTCACGACTCCACCCCATTGTATTGCTAATCGTTTAATTCAATTCCCAATGCCCACTTTGCTTGTATGCTGTTGATGAGGGCAAGTTTTTCATAGTCCTCTTTGCTCCACCCGCCGTCTTGTTGTTGTTTCGTGTTGAAGTAGTAGTGGAGGATGAAGCCGAAGGATTCGAGGATGACTCGTTTTTCTGCGTCCGTTAAGTTATGGCTGTCCACAGGAAGAGACATATCAATACCCCGTAACTTGCCGTTCATGATTGATTTTGTTCTTGTCTAAGTAGGCAGATTCTATTTCATTTTTTTCTAAACCAAGACCTTTGCCTAGAGAGATGAATTCATTAATAAGTTCGTAATACAAAGAATCTAAATAAGCATCACCCTTCATATATTCAAAATTAAGTTCGCCAATTACTGAATATAAAGAGTTGAATTTTTCTACAATCCTCACCTCATTAGCAGGTTCGAATATTTCAGGATCATCATGCTCTAATAATAAACCTCCTGATTTACTTAGTTCATTCCCAATACTCAACACAAAGTACAGACAGTCTACGTATTCCTCTAATAGCGGACTATAAGAAACTGGATAAGCACCATGCATATTAATCGGATCACTGTACTTCATTCTCGATGCAAAAGTTCTCGGCTCCTGATCCTCACTCCAAAATTTAAACCCTCTCCACTCGTTGGCGCACTCTCCTAGCTCTACGAGTAACGCTAGAATGCGATGAGCAAGTAAGTCTTGACCGTGCAAGCCTTTCTTTTCAATTATTGCATTATCTAATTCTGCTTGGATTTTGAATAATCGTTGTAGGTTCATGCTTTTTCACCCTTTACTTTTCGTTTTGATAACCAGTAACCGAGATAAAGAATTGTCATGAATGGATAGAAGAAAACCATTAGAATTGAAAGGATTAAGTTAATACCCATCGCACCCATTATCTTATCTTTCATTTCATCTGTTTCATTGTCTGTGATAATTAGTTTTATTTCTTCGTCAGAGAAGATGTTTTTCATTATCCAATCAAAGGATTTACCAAACAGTAAACCTGCAATGATCATTCCTACAATGAGATAAACTATTATATAGATCATCGTAACCCCTCCACTCTTCTCCTCATTCTCTTTTCACGTAGTACAGTTTGAGCCTTAATGATGCAATCACGACGACTGTAAATCTTTAGAGTAGCTGCAAGAGTTGGACTCCAGCCTAATTTATTCACACGTTGCAAGAAAGTATTTTCGCTAATCCCATTCTTTATAGCGACTTGTTTCCACCTGTTAAGCTTTCCTCGCTCCTGCACAGGTTGCGTTAAAGCTTTATGTCGATCCCAACCATGTCGGCGTAAGCGTTGTTCGAGTACAGCACGGCTAATCCCAAAGTCTGCAGCAAGTTCGTATTCTTCTTCTGTAATGTAGATTGGCATGGCAACCTCCCTTTTAATCGTCTCCTTCCAACTCGGCTTCACGTGCTTCTAACTCGCTTTCAAGAGCACCGCAACCAGGACAAAAGCTTTCATCGCAACACGGACAACTAACGCAAAATTCAAAGCAATCTTCGCATCTCATTATTCATCCCTCCCAAGTGTGATACTCCCCACAGAGGGGAGCGTTATTTACGTTCCCACTTAATCATGCAATCGTCATATATATCTTCCAATTCAGCATGTAAGTCCTCGTCATACTCATACACTTTCTTGAGCATTTTGGTACAAGCTTCCTCATATCGTTTGTTCTTCTGTTTTAAAACTTCAATTATCATTTTGTTGTCCATCCCTCTTCCTCCTATACAGTAGCCTTACAGGTGAATCTCAGCGTAGTCCTTTAATTCATCACGCAAGTTATCCAAGCGATCATAGCCGCCTTCGTCATAAAAAGTACTCAAAGCTATATCTAATTGGGCGATTGCATTTATTACAGCTTTTTTTCTTTCTAATTTCATTAACTCGATTGCATCCATTCCGTTTCCCCTCCTATAGCTTCTCGCAAAACACATGAGCTACGAACGTGTCATTATTAAACATTACAGTTCCTATAAAATCCATATAACTTGCTGTATCAAGTAATGGATTCCCTGTCGTTCCGATTACGACTGTATAGTCATCCATTTCCTTTACTTTTGGATCGACTATAGCCCATAAAACTAACTGATCTTTCTGATTGGCAACCGATAAAACTTTTGCCCCTTCTGGCAATTCCAAATTTTGTGTAAGAACCAATTTCAAGTTATATTTAAATATTGATTTCAAGCGTTTCCCCTCCTATATAGGCAGTATCAAACTTCTTCAATCTCAATCTCTTGATTTCTGGTACCGAATGAGTGGGAGCAATGAGGACAGTAAAAATCCGAGAAATTTAAGTCCACTGCATCGTGAATATCACCAAAATCACCACTATCTTTATTTCCGTTTGCTCTAGCATCAAATTCTTTTTCACACGATGGACAAATCGCTTTGACAAACCTTATTGCGCGGATTTCATATTCGACTTTAAATTTTATATCCATGCTTATCCTCCTAGTGGCAGTAGCCTAAATGTCTTTTTCATCAAGCAAGCCGAAATTGTACGCTGCTTTAGCTTGTTTGTGATTAACTAATGTGCCGTTCACCGTATTTGCATAGGGTGATACTTTTTTTCTACTCGGTTCGTACCAACCAACCTTTATTTCCTTTTCAGTAAAATCGTCCTTATTCATTAACTCACCTTGACCTGCATAATGACCATCTTCGTCCGTCAGGTCTTCAAATTGCATTTCAGGCCCTATTTCACTCGCCCCGCACGAAAAGCAATGATAAGGACCACATTGAACCATTCCTATTCCGTTATCTACAAAGTCCGCTTGGCATTCATTGCCACAATACGGACATTCTTCTTTTGGTGTGTCATATGCTCCCATAAGTAAATCCTCCTTATCGCTTCGTATTTTGGTCATACTGCGCAACAACTAATCTCTAATCACTCTCAAATTCAAACACCTTTCACATCTGTAAAAAATGGCTTCCTCTGACTTATTGTGATTGGTTGGTTCTTGAAAGTTGTCGCAGGACGCTACTGCATAATAATCGTGATTACACAATAATTGCTTTATACGCAATCGTAAATTATCATCAAAAACAACGTTCATTCCTCTGTCACATCCCCTACAGTTTATGGATACTACTCATTCATCCCTCAAACAATCCAACACTTAATATCCTGCATCCTCTCATATGAGGATTGACTCTATAGAATTTGTCTTTTGCTTCTTGTTCACTATCTGCCGACATGAATGTTTTTAGAACACGATTAGATTCTCTTGGAAAACAGAAATTAATTTCATATCGCATGAACTCACCTCTTTTTTTATCTTACTCGTCATTCCTAGCCGCACCTTGAAAGAATAAGATAGCCAACGTTGCTACTACTGCCCACAGGATGATGAATAGCATCAGAACCCCCATAATTTATCCGTTTCATTATCAGGAGAGCCATATGTCTCTTGAATGCTTTTCATAATGCTGTTAGGGTCTTGCTCTTCATACATCTCAATTGCTTTATTCAAATAGTCTGCTGCTTTTTTTAGATCTTCTAATCCATTCTTTTTTTGGTAACGGGTCACATACTTAATGACATTTCCAATAAGAAATCCTTCATAATTTGCTTGGCTCATGTTTGCTTTCATGTATGTTAAAGGATCGATCTTTGATTCATAATGGGAAGGTTTCTTTGAATTCGTCATTCTGACACCTTCGTTTCTAAGATGTACCCTACCGAGTTAGCATCAAGAACAGTTACATAAAATGAGTCTCCGACATCCGCTAAAAAGGAAACTAATTTTTTCTTATCCCCTTTTATATAGACCTCAACTTTTTCTCCGTCCCAATACTTAGGTCGCAGAGATATACGATAATACGCGTCCGATTTATTCATATCACACCTGCTCCTTTAATGGTTTTCTTTGAAAGATCATCTTCACAAAATAGAATCCATCTTTATAAGCAATGGGAGCAGCACACTCCCAACCGCGTTCTTCTTTATTCTTAATAGCTTTAGTCAAAGCCAACTTACTCTTATCTTGTATCAACAACCCGTGCCCTCCACAGGAAGATTGGAACGTTCTTGAAGATCTCCTTTTTTGGTGCAATAAGATATCGTCCAACAATTCCCCTCGTTCTCTTTCAGCTCTTGATCTGCTTCTCATGATTTGAGTACCTCCCGGGCTAAATAAAGTAATGTGTGATAAATGTAATTACCTGTTAATGCTGGATTGATGAAATGAGTGGTAAAGTCGTACCTTGCTTCGAATGTTTTCAATGAGCCAAGTAAGGATTCAGGTTTGTATTGACTACGATACTTACCATTCAGGATTTTTGAATAGCCGTCTAAGTCTTCAACTAACAAGGTGAATGGCA includes:
- a CDS encoding endospore germination permease, with amino-acid sequence MRSVTMLQLFPLILLSSGLMNHVIMMPILLQFGEKDSWIGVLVASVFLLIWVPLIVFISKRTKQEHIVDFISARSSKVSTFLFASFMFIYFTVYGYVTLFSTISWTTNTYLKLTPNPVLALPYLLLCGLAAYYGIRTIAFTAGILLPIVVSFGFLVGIGNIKEKDYTLLLPVFENGANAMWISSFFAICGFAEIVFILFLQHRSRTKLKKSHLYVLAFLLFGLALGPLVGAITIFGIEEAQRMKYPAFSQWRILELGKYLTRLDFFSIFQWVAGAFTRQAVGLYVVADLLGKQTPKARFLTIMTLCFLLWLTLFLPFNEPVFTIYLSRFYMPFSFVFALIVIAWLWLVSFKKVKTPKKRRDQNGASF
- a CDS encoding spore germination protein; its protein translation is MAHPSKAFIQSLKKELAVSDDINIERIVLQEDPVYAVELIYCHSIVDVKTLKEKVIPAIYSLFIQTGDGFLQRQSVVHHLQANFVNAETSEETIKDVFSGYVFVFDQHDDTLVKLELPHFPKRQPEESNTEISFRGPRDGFTEDVEENIALVRKRLRTSALVNESYTVGKRGQVQLSLLYMKDIAREEVLKDVRQQIEAIDTDSVLSLAEIEERLTNTKFTFFPLTVFSSRPDFVSACLENGRFAVLVDGSPGAVIAPVNLMFVLKTAEDLHNSFLFVSFQRLLRITGLLLALFLPGLWIALNSFHVDQLPLPFLATIYVSRLGLPLSSTLEIFLMIVLFELFREAGTTLPKSVGQTLAVVGGLIIGDAAIRAGLTSPTMLVVVGLTVVSTFAITSQVLSGTVSIIRVYILILSAFLGMFGFCIGVISIIVYLASLESFSLPYLSPLSPFNKKDFLSAVMVKPWEWRKRRPTTLKTVDSTRRRSR
- a CDS encoding dUTP diphosphatase codes for the protein MNLQRLFKIQAELDNAIIEKKGLHGQDLLAHRILALLVELGECANEWRGFKFWSEDQEPRTFASRMKYSDPINMHGAYPVSYSPLLEEYVDCLYFVLSIGNELSKSGGLLLEHDDPEIFEPANEVRIVEKFNSLYSVIGELNFEYMKGDAYLDSLYYELINEFISLGKGLGLEKNEIESAYLDKNKINHERQVTGY
- a CDS encoding DUF3310 domain-containing protein: MTNSKKPSHYESKIDPLTYMKANMSQANYEGFLIGNVIKYVTRYQKKNGLEDLKKAADYLNKAIEMYEEQDPNSIMKSIQETYGSPDNETDKLWGF
- a CDS encoding GntP family permease → MDVSGTQMILGLAIAIVVLIFLVVKTKVHVFLALIIAASITGLVGGMTPTAVVDAITEGFGNTLGSIAIVIGFGVMMGRILEVSGAAERLAYTVVKWLGKRKEEWAMAVTGYIVSIPIFVDSAFIILSPLAKALSKKTGRSIVTLAIALAGGAVVIHSAVPPTPGPLGVAGIFGIDIGWMIITGMLFGIPIVISMVLYAKWLGKRIYQLPSDDGLDWIRPEKEVTIEEWMEEKESKDLPSLLRSALPIFVPVFLIFLNTTTSAMELSGMWVEYVQFFGAPIIAVGIGVLLAIYGLFGHVRRSEALDRMEEGIKQAGIVLLVTGAGGALGFVLRATGVGDHIAEIVVNTGIPAILLPFVVATLVRFIQGSGTVAMITAASITAPILSGMDVNMVLAAQAAALGSLFFSYFNDSLFWVVNRTIGIKQAKEQILVWSVPTTIAWFVSLIMLIVADFFF
- a CDS encoding DeoR/GlpR family DNA-binding transcription regulator; its protein translation is MNMKAQERKSVIQNLLESNGKVEIEELAEQLNVSQMTIRRDLTQLEADNQVIRTPGGAVPQKALIRETPYARKEVEHLDAKKEIAKKAVSLIELNATILLDSGTTTLEVARLIKDRQDLTVVTNDIKIAAELVHSSVTCIVTGGEVQAEVGALYGSQAQALIESIHVDLFLLGAHAVNSLSGVMAPTLEKAKMKQLMIQSARETWLLCDSSKFAQQSFAHVCRLDQVEGIITDSDIALHELGQYHEKIVQV
- a CDS encoding four-carbon acid sugar kinase family protein gives rise to the protein MKVGVIADDLTGANASGVKLVKQGFQATTIVHSASLPENSYVDAVVMDTDSRYIDEAIASQRVGRAMKELQAWGADVFTKRIDSTFRGNIGAEIDEMLSHMAEDAISIVMPSFPESGRTMAGGYLLLDGVPLQETYVSKDPIAPITESFIPDLLAEKTRHQVGFVSLSTVMKTESAIETAIQKEITQGNRVIIVDAMTTEQIEKVALALTMLERQILCADPGPLTANYARAMLQQENQNGTILVSVGSATSLTGEQLTYLIEKTGSIPVYVDPAMLASYSSTWDEEVERATEAALEQAKVDRVLIVTTHKSGQKLVPLKAKAEQEGKSQDALAKRITDGLATISRKVLTQEQLTFAGCFTSGGDVTASVCALGRANGIALKDEVMPLAAYGTFDGGYFDGLPVVTKGGLIGDKKAIYECVKFIDQAATKIGG
- a CDS encoding ArpU family phage packaging/lysis transcriptional regulator; the encoded protein is MKQIELLDFPELDKQKTKEEVEDTMNKYRMYRYLSFEDREVSTTSAWKDIVVKTSGGNSDQTGDAAIYNADTKAYQKRYCDRVERAVRRLPQLEQFLIEKRYMDREADYMTDLKMYTQTFQPPIGHKFYYKLKWKAFYKLALALDLNVTKSDQ
- the pdxA gene encoding 4-hydroxythreonine-4-phosphate dehydrogenase PdxA, with protein sequence MMKPVIAITMGDPAGIGPEITLGSLNKQEIYDVCTPVVIGNARVLESLFSVKEVDFKINKIEKTSEAKGEFGTIDLIDFPDLPEYEFGQVNGNNGEAAFAYIKHAAELCRANEAQAMATAPINKESLKAGNVPYIGHTEMLAGIANIDDPLTMFEVRNMRIFFLTRHLSLKDAIGQMTKERVHDYLVRCDAALQKLGVEKRTFAVAGLNPHSGENGLFGTEEMDEIKPGIKLAKESGIDAVGPVPADSVFFQALNGRYDAVLSLYHDQGHIAAKMTDFHRTISITNGLPFLRTSVDHGTAFDIAGQGIASSVSMEESIKLAAKYAPHFAGKE